A window from Micromonospora profundi encodes these proteins:
- a CDS encoding DsrE family protein has product MLGVMARSLVVKATAGADAPERCAQAFTVAATAVAAGVDVSLWLTGESTWFVLPGRAQEFELPHSAPLAELLHVILTSGRVTACTQCAARRGIGPDDVLPGVRIAGAAAFVEEAMAEGAQALVY; this is encoded by the coding sequence ATGCTGGGCGTCATGGCCCGCTCTCTCGTCGTCAAGGCCACCGCAGGGGCGGACGCCCCGGAACGGTGCGCGCAGGCGTTCACTGTCGCCGCCACGGCGGTCGCGGCCGGGGTGGACGTCTCGCTCTGGCTCACCGGGGAGTCGACCTGGTTCGTGCTGCCCGGCCGCGCCCAGGAATTCGAGCTGCCGCACTCCGCGCCGCTGGCCGAGCTGCTGCACGTCATCCTCACCAGTGGCCGGGTGACCGCCTGCACCCAGTGCGCGGCCCGCCGGGGAATCGGCCCGGACGACGTCCTGCCCGGCGTCCGGATCGCCGGTGCTGCGGCGTTCGTCGAAGAGGCGATGGCAGAGGGCGCACAGGCGCTCGTCTACTGA